A window from Salvia miltiorrhiza cultivar Shanhuang (shh) chromosome 2, IMPLAD_Smil_shh, whole genome shotgun sequence encodes these proteins:
- the LOC131013384 gene encoding putative pentatricopeptide repeat-containing protein At1g12700, mitochondrial, with amino-acid sequence MKMKLSRNTAASAIDRFRRRRIAAKSSPEFGNFVPMFSYFCSNFHNFSCKDKPFPPKLRRIDLSCVHELNDAVNLFHEMVRMRPQPCISAYNKLISVTAKMKQYCFALYVFDEMRRMGAPVNDCTMNIAINCYCCLKRVGFGFAIMSTFFKSGYEPDAITFATLIKGLFLDEKAADAMNLFKKVLDLRVCEPSNVMILTVIDGLCKAGQIFAAHELLRRLERSGRRLDVWAYSALIDGLRKCGMVDDAFRLLSKMINKGISPNVVTYNSMIQGLCDVGRLKDVKVLMSEMVNSNVPLCVITFNILIDAYCKEGRTEEAENLLKVMMQQNICPNTVTYNTLMVGFCLRGEMGKAEQLLKSMVERGLKPDIVSYGSLINGYCKQGRLNEAWLLFLNLPCKGLVHNTYTYTTMIHGFFSKDRFTEGWKLFSDMEAQGVSPNLHTYSTLLDGLCRNGKIDEALSLLHTIEVQGVVPDIVTYNVLISGLCKNGKHDVAIDLFNRLSSKGLQPKVRTYTIIIDSFCQEGDVEKAKRLLIEMEKCGCPPNSVTYNVLVQGLLKRNELNKAIPFLEVMHQREFWADSATFSMLIDQAQGQNGDDFLLKLMKKVIPKEIVV; translated from the coding sequence ATGAAGATGAAGCTGAGCAGAAATACAGCTGCTTCGGCAATTGATCGTTTTCGTAGAAGACGAATTGCGGCTAAATCTTCGCCTGAGTTTGGTAATTTTGTTCCAATGTTTTCTTATTTCTGTTCGAATTTCCACAATTTCAGTTGCAAAGATAAACCTTTTCCACCTAAGCTGCGTAGAATAGATTTGAGCTGTGTTCATGAATTGAATGATGCTGTCAACTTGTTTCACGAAATGGTGAGAATGCGTCCGCAGCCTTGTATTTCTGCTTACAACAAATTGATAAGTGTTACTGCTAAGATGAAGCAGTATTGTTTTGCCCTTTATGTGTTCGACGAAATGCGTCGAATGGGTGCCCCCGTGAATGATTGCACGATGAATATTGCGATTAATTGCTACTGCTGTCTGAAACGCGTAGGCTTTGGTTTTGCTATAATGAGCACATTCTTCAAGAGTGGTTACGAGCCGGATGCCATAACATTCGCCACTCTCATTAAAGGTCTCTTTTTAGACGAAAAGGCTGCCGATGCCATGAATTTGTTCAAGAAGGTTCTGGATTTGAGAGTATGTGAGCCCAGTAATGTCATGATTCTCACTGTGATAGATGGGCTTTGCAAAGCTGGACAGATCTTTGCAGCCCATGAATTGCTTCGTAGATTAGAAAGAAGTGGGCGGAGACTCGATGTTTGGGCTTATAGTGCATTAATTGATGGATTACGCAAATGTGGAATGGTGGATGATGCTTTTCGGCTTCTATCCAAGATGATTAATAAGGGTATTTCACCTAATGTTGTCACATATAATTCGATGATCCAGGGGCTGTGCGATGTTGGTAGACTAAAGGATGTTAAAGTTCTGATGAGTGAAATGGTAAATTCTAATGTGCCTTTGTGTGTCATAACTTTCAATATATTAATTGATGCATATTGTAAGGAGGGAAGGACGGAAGAGGCTGAGAATTTGTTAAAAGTTATGATGCAGCAGAATATTTGTCCTAATACTGTCACTTACAACACGCTGATGGTTGGATTCTGTTTGAGAGGTGAAATGGGTAAGGCAGAACAGTTACTCAAATCCATGGTAGAGAGGGGTCTTAAGCCTGATATTGTCAGCTATGGCAGCTTAATCAATGGATATTGTAAGCAGGGAAGATTGAATGAAGCGTGGCTTCTTTTTCTCAACCTTCCTTGTAAAGGATTGGTACataatacatatacatatactaCTATGATACATGGTTTCTTCAGCAAAGATAGATTTACTGAGGGATGGAAGCTTTTTAGTGATATGGAAGCTCAAGGGGTAAGTCCTAACTTACATACTTATAGTACATTGTTGGATGGGTTGTGCAGGAATGGGAAGATTGATGAAGCTCTTTCATTACTACACACAATTGAAGTGCAAGGAGTTGTTCCCGATATAGTCACGTATAATGTTCTCATCAGTGGATTATGCAAAAATGGAAAACATGATGTTGCAATAGATCTTTTCAATCGACTTTCTTCTAAAGGCTTGCAACCTAAGGTTCGTACATATACAATTATCATTGATTCTTTCTGTCAAGAAGGTGATGTGGAGAAGGCAAAACGCTTGCTTATAGAGATGGAGAAGTGTGGTTGTCCACCCAATAGTGTGACATACAACGTTTTAGTCCAGGGTTTGCTAAAGAGAAATGAGCTTAACAAGGCAATACCATTCCTAGAAGTAATGCATCAAAGGGAATTCTGGGCAGATTCTGCTACTTTTTCTATGCTAATAGATCAAGCACAAGGACAAAATGGAGATGACTTTCTTCTCAAATTGATGAAGAAAGTTATACCCAAAGAAATTGTGGTGTAA